A genomic segment from Spinacia oleracea cultivar Varoflay chromosome 3, BTI_SOV_V1, whole genome shotgun sequence encodes:
- the LOC130469885 gene encoding uncharacterized protein, translating into MAFTMIKDITPLKESWRLKVRIVRFWEQLDFKDHTVIGTHELILVDEKGSKIQATINKHLFDNYKNLVKEGATRIISNFLVKKTGGQHRATSHDYKIVFFYKTNVRECENVQLSLHGFDFVPFDKMLKKEVNDVFLVDVIGECTAMSDKIDTSTNGTPNYKQKYNKWYCMGKYAEQMSEYKKEGIQGRPIIILQFAKIKIWRGNTIHIKLLCNSLFATKIFINEDISEVNDYKER; encoded by the exons ATGGCATTCACCATGATAAAAGATATCACTCCCCTAAAAGAATCATGGAGATTGAAGGTGAGGATTGTAAGGTTTTGGGAACAACTGGATTTCAAAGACCATACTGTAATCGGCACTCATGAATTAATATTGGTGGATGAGAAG GGCTCCAAAATACAAGCAACCATAAACAAACATCTGTTTGACAATTATAAGAATCTTGTGAAAGAGGGCGCGACCCGTATTATCTCTAattttttggtaaaaaaaaCAGGTGGTCAACATAGGGCTACTAGCCATGACTACAAAATCGTTTTCTTTTACAAAACGAATGTCAGGGAGTGTGAAAATGTACAACTTTCACTACATGGATTTGACTTTGTGCCCTTCGACAAGATGCTTAAAAAGGAGGTCAATGATGTATTTTTAGTAG ATGTTATTGGAGAATGCACTGCAATGAGCGACAAAATTGACACTTCAACCAATGGAACACCAAATTACAAA CAAAAATACAATAAGTGGTACTGTATGGGGAAATATGCTGAACAAATGTCTGAGTACAAAAAAGAGGGTATCCAAGGACGTCCTATTATTATACTACAATTCGCTAAAATAAAGATATGGAGAGGTAATACTATACAT ATCAAGTTACTTTGTAATTCACTCTTTGCGACCAAGATATTCATCAATGAGGACATCTCAGAAGTGAATGATTATAAGGAAAGGTAA
- the LOC110777624 gene encoding replication protein A 70 kDa DNA-binding subunit B-like has product MKLSERKQLDEIPDTNKECFCATVATIVGFEKDTNWYYNSCKSCNKKVDYEGGGRYWCIKCDSHVKSASPRCKVTVSVEDDSGSASFVMFDREVFQVIQISAMDLKDNLLKDGKGDSFPEELQMLLERNFLFRIQISKYNLDQDWDKFTVVRLSDDEDLIKKFLDVNEVAQDNDVEIESTNNTNTPSTEKKKDPTPVICNSEDFIEGTITPQKRPLEEATSDGNVGETSSVQRSTNRKKVVIKMEKK; this is encoded by the exons ATGAAATTGTCTGAACGTAAGCAATTAGATGAGATACCCGATACTAATAAG GAATGCTTTTGTGCCACTGTTGCCACAATTGTGGGTTTTGAAAAGGATACCAACTGGTATTATAACTCGTGCAAAAGTTGTAACAAAAAGGTTGACTATGAAGGTGGTGGGAGATATTGGTGCATAAAATGTGATTCACATGTTAAATCTGCGTCACCAAG GTGCAAGGTGACTGTATCAGTTGAGGATGACAGTGGATCAGCAAGTTTTGTCATGTTTGATCGGGAGGTTTTTCAGGTTATACAGATATCGGCAATGGACTTGAAAGATAATTTATTGAAG GATGGTAAGGGTGATTCATTTCCAGAGGAACTACAGATGCTTTTGGaaagaaattttttatttagaaTTCAAATCTCTAAATACAATCTTGATCAAGATTGGGATAAGTTCACTGTAGTAAGGCTAAGTGATGATGAAGACTTGATAAAAAAGTTCTTGGATGTGAATGAGGTGGCACAA GATAATGATGTGGAGATTGAATCTACTAATAATACGAATACACCTTCAACTGAGAAAAAGAAG GACCCCACACCTGTTATATGTAATAGTGAAGACTTTATTGAGGGCACTATCACACCACAAAAACGACCTCTTGAGGAAGCTACGAGTGATGGGAACGTTGGTGAAACAAGTTCGGTGCAAAGATCTACTAACAGAAAGAAGGTTGTGATCAAGATGGAGAAGAAATAA
- the LOC130469884 gene encoding uncharacterized protein gives MNENQIVVRHESEGGKTPTTRDESQDVSTITKTIKGRGPSKGVKVAKTMFLEYNVYNVPDGQWSHEYGKQVGSCATRININVPLYPKVDEQIKKGFWEETKLMFHITDDSNHSREKYFHSCVAKRFSCFKSKLVRRWITMKEKKPKNQTNKMPWDVYNHITEDDWKTFVKHYFLPESLLRSEKARKSASCNKNPHRTGQKGYNRKRLDWIKDGRLPPDAALPISSSSSVNSSVTSNVNRVRKYRSKEWILAHQVQNKEGKWEIDPNDTEVVEIATKALEYIAEEEKGNLSFEQGEDALTKAIGKKDHRGRVKGTGGMVGIKKAFGPCIRHSRSDHGEASSENYESIRASVKKEFEGELEKRVEKRVAEALQKQLSTLLKTGQLNSISTPIPDDLHLNDSARVDLDVSATRTTRHILVPQPRELKERTPCRLALEEKVSGNNIVVADGMVQPSDGALPQHFTSMKPGHYKVQVDFVYDGHVDDILPVPTGDGFTNLGGALGSFVQWPIHLVIFEDGEDCISPPKKKSKSNVSKERDGSSKKKTTVLAAQKKTTDLPSKVNPLKLIRT, from the exons ATGAATGAAAACCAAATTGTTGTTAGGCATGAATCAGAAGGTGGCAAGACTCCCACAACGCGTGACGAATCACAAGATGTTAGTACGATTACAAAGACCATTAAAGGTCGTGGTCCGTCAAAAGGTGTTAAAGTCGCTAAGACTATGTTCCTTGAGTATAATGTATATAATGTCCCCGATGGACAATGGTCTCATGAATACGGGAAGCAAGTTGGGAGTTGTGCTACTAGAATTAATATTAACGTCCCATTATATCCAAAGGTAGATGAGCAAATCAAGAAGGGGTTTTGGGAGGAGACTAAG cttatgttccacattactgatgattctaatcattcgagggagaaatattttcattcttgtgtggcgaaacgatttagttgtttcaagagcaaGTTGGTGCGCCGATGGATAACTATGAAGGAAAAGAAgccaaaaaatcaaacaaacaagatGCCTTGGGATGTCTACAACCATAtcacagaggatgattggaagACTTTTGTTAAACATTATTTCCTGCCAGAGTCATTG CTTCGTAGTGAAAAGGCGAGGAAAAGTGCATCATGCAACAAGAACCCACATCGCACCGGCCAAAAGGGTTATAATAGAAAGCGACTAGATTGGATAAAGGATGGACGACTTCCACCAGATGCAGCTTTACCTATCTCGAGTAGCTCCTCGGTGAACTCATCAGTGACCTCAAATGTTAATAGAGTTAGAAAATACAGATCAAAGGAGTGGATTTTGGCCCATCAAGTACAAAATAAAGAgggaaagtgggaaattgacccgAACGATACAGAAGTTGTTGAAATCGCAACAAAAGCT TTAGAGTACATTGCAGAAGAGGAAAAAGGAAATCTTTCTTTCGAACAGGGTGAGGATGCCCTCACTAAAGCTATAGGGAAAAAAGATCATCGTGGGCGTGTCAAGGGAACAGGTGGCATGGTTGGTATCAAAAAGGCTTTCGGTCCGTGTATTCGACATAGTAGAAgtgaccatggtgaagcttcATCAGAAAATTACGAATCAATCAGAGCTTCTGTGAAAAAGGAGTTTGAAGGTGAATTAGAGAAAAGGGTAGAGAAAAGGGTGGCAGAGGCCCTCCAAAAGCAACTAAGCACCTTGTTAAAAACAGGACAACTAAACTCCATTTCTACCCCGATACCTGATGACCTCCACTTAAATGATTCTGCCAGAGTTGACCTTGATGTTAGTGCTACAAGAACCACTCGTCACATCTTAGTGCCGCAACCACGCGAGCTAAAG GAAAGGACTCCATGTCGTCTTGCCCTTGAGGAGAAAGTTTCAGGCAACAACATTGTCGTGGCGGATGGTATGGTACAACCCTCAGATGGTGCATTGCCCCAACATTTTACATCGATGAAGCCTGGTCACTATAAAGTCCAAGTTGATTTTGTTTACGACGGACATGTTGATGATATTCTTCCGGTACCTACGGGAGATGGTTTCACTAACTTAGGCGGTGCTCTGGGTAGTTTTGTGCAATGGCCCATACACTTAGTGATTTTCGAAGACGGCGag gATTGTATTTCACCTCCTAAAAAGAAGTCCAAGTCTAATGTTTCTAAAGAGAGGGATGGTAGCTCCAAGAAAAAGACAACGGTGTTAGCGGCCCAAAAGAAGACAACAGACTTACCATCCAAGGTAAAccctctaaaactcattcgaacctaa